A stretch of Blattabacterium cuenoti DNA encodes these proteins:
- a CDS encoding DUF4293 family protein encodes MLYRKQTLYSLISIFIYSFSLYFYPHIFIHSKKIVFIILCLILSFLSFFSFKNRKYQILMNKINIFLNSTHFILIIFFSYKQFIKEFLFLFIVLSCFCNTWILFLANKAIKKDLEFIQSINRIR; translated from the coding sequence ATGTTATATAGAAAACAAACATTATATTCTTTGATCTCTATTTTTATTTATTCTTTTTCTTTATATTTTTATCCTCATATTTTTATTCATTCAAAAAAAATAGTTTTTATTATTTTATGTTTAATTCTATCTTTTTTAAGTTTTTTTTCTTTTAAAAATAGAAAATATCAAATACTAATGAATAAAATCAATATTTTTTTAAATAGTACTCATTTTATACTGATTATTTTTTTTTCATATAAACAATTCATAAAAGAATTTTTATTTCTTTTTATTGTTTTATCATGTTTTTGCAATACATGGATTTTATTTTTAGCTAATAAAGCTATCAAAAAAGATTTGGAATTTATTCAATCCATAAATAGAATACGATAA
- the prfA gene encoding peptide chain release factor 1, whose translation MKKISLIEKLEKFKKEFYEISKTITQSDVISDPKKYKILLKKYLKLEKIVFLYEKYKKKWNLLQEANSILIEDSDSDLKQLAYIEKKEILENLYFIEKKAYKLLYQEEKSEEDNLEEDHKNAIVELRSGTGGYEACLFVEDMLRMYTMYFKKSGWKYKIINIQKGGIKGYKEIILDVNGKKGVYGNLKFESGVHRVQRIPKSESQGRVHTSAITVAVLPKVQEIEVNINLSDIKKETFRSSGSGGQHVNKTESAVRITHIPSKITVECQEGRSQHKNFEKAISVLRSRLYQNEKEKRLKKISIQRKSLISTGDRSVKIRTYNYPKSRITDHRIQKSFYDLTGFMNGNIQKMINFLKIEEKNKNISILR comes from the coding sequence ATGAAAAAAATTTCATTAATTGAAAAATTAGAAAAATTCAAAAAAGAATTTTATGAAATTTCAAAAACTATAACACAATCCGATGTTATATCGGATCCAAAAAAATACAAAATTTTATTGAAAAAATATTTAAAATTAGAAAAAATAGTTTTCCTATATGAAAAATATAAAAAAAAATGGAATTTACTTCAAGAAGCAAATTCCATTTTAATAGAGGATTCAGATTCAGATCTAAAACAATTAGCCTATATAGAAAAAAAAGAAATTTTGGAAAATCTGTATTTTATCGAAAAAAAAGCCTATAAGCTACTTTACCAAGAAGAAAAATCAGAAGAAGATAATCTAGAAGAAGATCATAAAAATGCAATCGTAGAATTACGTTCTGGAACTGGTGGATATGAAGCATGTCTTTTTGTAGAAGATATGTTAAGAATGTATACTATGTATTTTAAAAAATCAGGTTGGAAATACAAAATTATAAATATTCAAAAAGGAGGAATAAAAGGATACAAAGAAATCATTTTAGATGTAAATGGAAAAAAAGGTGTTTATGGAAATTTAAAATTCGAATCTGGAGTACATAGAGTTCAAAGAATACCAAAATCGGAATCACAAGGAAGAGTACATACATCGGCTATAACAGTAGCTGTACTACCAAAAGTACAGGAAATAGAAGTGAATATTAATTTATCTGATATAAAAAAAGAAACGTTCAGATCCAGTGGTTCTGGAGGACAACACGTAAATAAAACAGAATCTGCAGTACGGATAACTCATATTCCAAGTAAAATTACAGTAGAATGTCAAGAAGGACGTTCTCAACACAAAAATTTTGAAAAAGCGATAAGTGTTCTTAGATCACGTCTTTATCAAAATGAAAAAGAAAAAAGATTAAAAAAAATATCTATACAAAGAAAATCTTTAATTTCTACAGGAGACCGTTCCGTAAAAATACGGACCTATAACTATCCAAAAAGTAGAATAACAGATCATAGGATTCAAAAATCTTTTTATGATCTTACAGGATTTATGAATGGAAACATTCAAAAAATGATTAATTTTCTAAAAATAGAAGAAAAAAATAAAAATATATCAATCCTCCGATAG
- the accC gene encoding acetyl-CoA carboxylase biotin carboxylase subunit, whose product MFKKILIANRGEIALRIIRTAKEMGIKTVAVYSTADKYSLHVSFADEAVCIGPPPSYQSYLNIPNLISAAEITNADAIHPGYGFLSENAYFSSMCKKHGIKFIGANPNHMIQIGNKISAKKTMEKAGISCLPGSDCFSESSYQEIEYIADKIGYPIIIKAVSGGGGKGIRSVFNKNRLKKSLEEAKKESWTCFGTKDMYIEKLIVNPRHIEIQILGDQYGKACHLSERDCSIQRRNQKLVEEAPSPFITQSIRKKMGEEAIKASEFIHYEGVGTIEFLVDTNKNFYFMEMNPRIQVEHPITEEITGLDLIQEQIFLAYGKELSIKKNFYPKMYSIECRINAEEPYKNFIPAPGKITQMHLPGGKGVRVDTHIYAGYFITHYYDSMIAKIITTAKTRKESIEKMRRSLEEFVIEGVHTTIPFHRKLMKNDDFMKGNYNTNFLDQISLNFFLSED is encoded by the coding sequence ATGTTTAAAAAAATATTAATAGCTAATCGTGGAGAAATTGCTTTAAGAATTATACGAACAGCTAAAGAAATGGGAATAAAAACCGTTGCTGTTTATTCAACGGCCGATAAATATAGTCTTCATGTTTCTTTTGCAGATGAAGCTGTATGTATTGGCCCTCCTCCTTCTTACCAATCTTATTTAAATATTCCAAATTTAATTTCAGCTGCTGAAATTACAAATGCAGATGCTATTCATCCTGGATACGGTTTTTTGTCTGAAAATGCATATTTTTCGTCTATGTGCAAAAAACATGGAATAAAATTTATAGGAGCTAATCCTAATCATATGATTCAAATAGGAAATAAAATATCCGCAAAAAAAACCATGGAAAAAGCTGGAATTTCTTGTTTACCAGGATCTGATTGTTTTTCTGAATCCTCTTATCAGGAAATAGAATATATTGCAGATAAAATAGGATATCCTATTATTATAAAAGCTGTTTCTGGAGGGGGAGGAAAAGGAATTCGGTCTGTTTTTAATAAAAATCGTTTAAAGAAATCTTTGGAGGAAGCGAAAAAAGAATCTTGGACTTGTTTTGGAACAAAAGATATGTATATAGAAAAATTAATTGTAAATCCAAGACATATAGAAATTCAAATTCTAGGAGATCAATATGGAAAAGCTTGTCATTTATCCGAAAGAGATTGTTCTATTCAAAGGAGAAATCAAAAATTAGTAGAAGAAGCTCCTTCTCCATTTATTACTCAATCTATTAGAAAAAAAATGGGAGAAGAAGCAATAAAAGCATCGGAATTTATTCATTATGAAGGAGTTGGTACAATAGAATTTCTTGTAGATACAAACAAAAATTTTTATTTCATGGAAATGAATCCAAGAATACAAGTAGAACATCCTATTACTGAAGAAATAACAGGATTGGATTTGATTCAAGAACAAATATTTCTGGCTTATGGAAAAGAACTTTCTATAAAAAAAAATTTTTATCCAAAAATGTATTCAATAGAATGCAGAATTAATGCAGAAGAACCATATAAAAATTTTATTCCTGCACCTGGAAAAATTACTCAAATGCATTTACCAGGTGGAAAAGGAGTACGTGTAGATACACATATTTATGCAGGATATTTTATTACACATTATTATGACTCCATGATTGCTAAAATTATTACTACAGCAAAAACAAGAAAAGAAAGTATTGAAAAAATGCGTCGTTCTTTAGAAGAATTTGTTATAGAAGGCGTCCATACGACTATTCCCTTTCATAGAAAGCTTATGAAAAATGATGATTTTATGAAAGGAAATTATAATACTAATTTTTTAGATCAAATAAGTTTAAATTTTTTTCTATCGGAGGATTGA
- the accB gene encoding acetyl-CoA carboxylase biotin carboxyl carrier protein: MDLKQIKSLIQFISESNISEIRIKIGETKIHIKKKNRIFRKNNSWNPIYPKISSTIPPYDRFTKIEKENKYITIKSPMIGTFYRRTHPDQEPLVKVGDKIKIGTKVGVIEAMKLFNDIESEVNGKLIKILVEDATPVDYDQPLFLLDSNI; the protein is encoded by the coding sequence ATGGATTTAAAACAAATTAAATCACTTATCCAATTTATTTCGGAGTCTAACATTAGTGAAATAAGAATTAAAATAGGGGAAACTAAAATTCATATAAAGAAAAAAAATAGAATATTTAGAAAAAATAATTCATGGAATCCTATTTATCCTAAAATATCTTCGACTATTCCTCCTTATGATAGATTTACAAAAATAGAAAAAGAAAATAAATATATCACTATAAAATCTCCTATGATAGGAACATTTTATCGAAGAACTCATCCAGATCAAGAACCTTTGGTCAAAGTAGGAGATAAGATAAAAATAGGAACAAAAGTTGGAGTAATAGAAGCTATGAAATTATTTAATGATATTGAATCTGAAGTTAATGGAAAATTAATTAAAATTCTTGTGGAAGATGCTACTCCAGTGGATTATGATCAACCTTTATTTCTTTTAGATTCTAATATCTAA
- the rpmF gene encoding 50S ribosomal protein L32 has protein sequence MAHPKRRQSKSRRDKRRTHLKIKEPLLMKCVLTKREHLYHHAYWYEKKLYYRGKIVYSSSKEK, from the coding sequence ATGGCACATCCTAAAAGAAGACAATCTAAATCTAGAAGAGACAAAAGAAGAACTCATCTAAAAATAAAAGAACCTTTATTGATGAAATGTGTTTTAACAAAAAGAGAACATTTATATCATCATGCTTATTGGTATGAAAAAAAACTTTATTATAGAGGAAAAATTGTATATAGTAGTAGTAAAGAAAAATAA
- the proS gene encoding proline--tRNA ligase — protein MNQLTKRSENYSKWYNEIVVKSGLAEFSGIRGFMIIKPYGYSLWERIKQELDQMLKKTGHKNVYFPLLIPKSLFLKEKEHSEIFSEGCAIVTHSNLSKYMEKLIIDSKSKLQEELVIRPTSESIIWKTYKRWIQSYRDLPILLNQWGNALRWEMRTRFFLRTTEFLWQEGHTAHSTETEAIEEAKKILNIYTYFSEKIMAIPVLQGVKPYMDKFSGSDITYCIEALMQDGKALQIGTSHFLGQNFSKAFGVQFTNYNGEKEYAWGTSWGISTRLIGGLIMSHSDDKGLILPPKIAPIQIVIIPIYQKNNKNDINKIAEKILNILEKEGVRVKYDNRVVYTPGWKYHEYEMKGIPIRISIGPNEIKNEKVEIFRRDTYEKTYISWIHLKDLIFKLLEDIQKNIYQKAFRRTEKMILKSDNYDDFKRKIKNLEGFVFAHWDGTKNTGKKIQEETEATIRCIPFPYKKEKGKCIYSGNTSLQRVVFSKSY, from the coding sequence ATGAATCAATTAACTAAACGTAGTGAAAATTATTCAAAATGGTATAATGAAATAGTCGTTAAATCTGGATTAGCAGAATTTTCTGGAATACGCGGTTTTATGATTATAAAACCATATGGATATTCCCTTTGGGAAAGAATTAAACAAGAATTAGACCAAATGCTAAAAAAAACAGGACATAAAAACGTTTATTTTCCTTTACTAATTCCTAAATCTCTCTTTTTAAAAGAGAAAGAACATAGTGAAATATTTTCTGAAGGATGTGCGATTGTTACACATTCTAATTTAAGTAAATATATGGAAAAATTGATTATTGATTCAAAATCTAAATTACAAGAAGAATTAGTAATTAGACCTACTTCTGAAAGTATTATATGGAAAACTTATAAACGTTGGATTCAATCTTATAGAGACTTACCTATTCTGTTAAATCAATGGGGAAATGCATTAAGATGGGAAATGCGAACTCGTTTCTTTCTAAGAACTACTGAATTTTTGTGGCAAGAAGGACATACGGCTCATTCAACGGAAACAGAAGCCATAGAAGAAGCTAAAAAAATACTAAATATTTATACATATTTCTCTGAAAAAATTATGGCTATTCCAGTATTACAAGGAGTAAAACCATATATGGATAAGTTTTCTGGTTCAGACATAACATATTGTATAGAAGCACTTATGCAAGACGGAAAAGCTTTACAAATTGGGACTTCCCATTTTTTAGGACAAAATTTTTCAAAAGCTTTTGGAGTGCAATTTACTAATTATAATGGAGAAAAAGAATATGCATGGGGAACTTCTTGGGGAATATCTACTAGATTAATAGGTGGATTAATTATGTCTCATTCAGATGATAAAGGTTTAATTCTTCCTCCGAAAATAGCTCCTATACAAATTGTGATTATCCCCATATATCAAAAAAATAATAAAAACGACATTAACAAGATAGCAGAAAAAATTTTAAATATCTTAGAAAAAGAAGGGGTACGAGTTAAATATGATAATCGAGTTGTATACACTCCTGGATGGAAATATCATGAATATGAAATGAAAGGGATTCCTATACGAATTAGTATAGGTCCAAATGAAATCAAAAATGAAAAAGTGGAAATATTCAGAAGAGATACATATGAAAAAACATATATATCCTGGATTCATTTAAAAGATTTGATTTTTAAATTACTTGAAGATATACAGAAAAACATTTATCAAAAAGCTTTTAGAAGAACTGAAAAAATGATTTTAAAATCAGATAATTACGATGATTTTAAAAGAAAAATAAAAAATTTGGAAGGTTTTGTTTTTGCTCATTGGGATGGAACAAAAAATACAGGAAAAAAAATTCAAGAAGAAACAGAAGCTACTATACGTTGTATCCCTTTTCCTTATAAAAAAGAAAAAGGAAAATGCATTTATTCTGGAAATACTTCTTTACAAAGAGTCGTTTTTTCTAAATCTTATTGA
- a CDS encoding dihydroorotate oxidase has protein sequence MKQIDLSVSINKIKLSSCIMNASGVLCSTDKELSNLLDSFSGAVVTKSCTRKPRKGNFEPRYFEWNMGSINSMGLPNLGIDFYLNFLEKKETKKPIFLSISGLSAEENYFLIKKANHYSKITALELNLSCPNLIEEEDLISYNFSRISYLLENIFKFNKKPLGIKLPPYFEDLSIQKMALILNQFPIDFVTCINSLPNGMVVDTKTESVVIQPKKGFGGIGGSIIKPFALANIRKFYTYLRKDISIIGCGGISTGKDIFEHILCGASAVQIGTQLMKEGVFVFERLEKEFSFFLRKKNYSSIDSFKGNLKNFQ, from the coding sequence ATGAAACAAATAGATTTGAGTGTTAGCATAAATAAAATTAAACTTTCATCATGTATCATGAATGCTTCAGGAGTACTTTGTTCTACGGATAAAGAATTATCCAATCTTTTGGATAGTTTTTCTGGAGCAGTTGTCACAAAAAGTTGCACAAGAAAACCGAGAAAAGGAAATTTTGAACCAAGATATTTTGAATGGAACATGGGAAGTATAAATTCTATGGGATTACCCAATCTTGGAATAGATTTTTATTTAAATTTTTTAGAAAAAAAAGAAACAAAAAAACCTATTTTTCTTTCTATATCTGGATTATCTGCAGAAGAAAATTATTTTTTAATTAAAAAAGCTAATCATTATTCAAAAATTACAGCTTTGGAATTAAATTTATCTTGTCCTAATCTTATTGAGGAAGAAGATCTTATAAGTTATAATTTTTCCAGAATTTCTTATTTATTAGAAAACATATTTAAGTTTAATAAAAAGCCTTTAGGAATTAAACTTCCTCCTTATTTTGAGGATTTGTCTATTCAAAAAATGGCTCTTATTTTAAATCAGTTTCCAATTGATTTTGTTACTTGCATTAATAGTTTACCTAATGGAATGGTTGTGGATACAAAAACGGAATCAGTTGTTATACAACCAAAAAAAGGATTTGGAGGAATAGGAGGATCCATTATAAAACCATTTGCTTTAGCTAATATTCGTAAATTTTATACTTATCTTCGTAAAGATATCTCTATAATAGGATGTGGGGGAATTTCTACTGGAAAAGATATTTTTGAACATATATTATGTGGAGCTTCAGCTGTTCAAATTGGAACACAGTTGATGAAAGAAGGGGTTTTCGTATTTGAAAGATTAGAAAAAGAATTTTCTTTCTTTTTGAGAAAAAAAAATTATTCATCAATAGATAGTTTTAAAGGAAATTTAAAAAATTTTCAATAA
- the pyrF gene encoding orotidine-5'-phosphate decarboxylase, translating to MEEKEQFFLKIYNLGIIKFGNFTLKSGMNSTLYIDFRPIASRPDLLIKLSDLILHEVPSSNFELICGVPYAALPIATTLSLRSNIPLIIKRKENKGYGTKRMIEGIYKKGQNCLLIEDVITSGDSLLRTVIDIEKEGLIIKDIISILDREQGGIENIKKRGYKIRTLFRIGEVLKMLEKKHFLNKKEIHMIQFFFRKRNKKNIQNKRLSYEEKKEIISHPIAKKLIDITLKKKTNLIVSADLVRSKNILKLANLIGDRICGLKIHVDIIDDFSLSFINYLKNISIEKKFLLFEDKKLCDVGMTNYLQLHYGVHKIASWADIITVHLLAGSSSIKNLNIPSKMGLITISEMSSFGRLSDDNYIRKALNISLKNPKVIGTVAQRKVDDRLLLFTPGIHFYNYKKNYFGNNYIHPIKAFEKNGSDFIIVGKAIYQSNNPKIEAEKYRNAGWKAYTNLL from the coding sequence ATGGAAGAAAAAGAACAGTTTTTTTTAAAAATTTATAATCTAGGGATCATAAAATTTGGAAATTTTACTTTGAAAAGCGGAATGAATTCTACTCTATATATAGATTTTCGTCCTATAGCTTCAAGACCAGACTTATTAATAAAATTATCCGATTTAATTCTACATGAAGTTCCTTCTTCTAATTTTGAACTAATTTGTGGAGTTCCATACGCAGCTTTGCCTATAGCTACAACTTTATCTTTAAGATCCAATATCCCACTCATTATTAAAAGAAAAGAAAATAAAGGGTATGGAACCAAAAGAATGATCGAAGGAATTTATAAAAAAGGACAAAATTGTCTTCTAATAGAAGATGTCATTACAAGTGGAGATAGTTTATTAAGAACTGTAATAGATATTGAAAAAGAAGGATTAATCATAAAAGATATTATATCTATTCTTGATAGAGAACAAGGAGGAATAGAAAATATAAAAAAAAGAGGATATAAGATTAGAACTTTATTTCGAATAGGAGAAGTTTTAAAAATGTTAGAAAAAAAACATTTTTTAAATAAAAAAGAAATACATATGATTCAATTTTTTTTTAGAAAAAGAAATAAAAAAAATATTCAAAATAAACGTCTTTCTTATGAAGAAAAAAAAGAAATAATTTCTCATCCCATAGCAAAAAAGCTTATTGATATTACTTTAAAAAAAAAAACCAATCTAATAGTTTCTGCTGATTTAGTTCGTTCTAAAAATATTTTGAAATTAGCAAATTTAATTGGAGATAGAATTTGTGGATTAAAAATTCATGTGGATATTATTGATGATTTTTCCCTTTCATTTATAAATTATCTTAAAAATATTTCCATAGAAAAAAAATTCTTATTGTTTGAAGATAAAAAATTATGTGATGTAGGGATGACTAATTATCTTCAACTCCATTATGGAGTACATAAAATTGCTTCTTGGGCAGATATTATAACGGTTCACCTACTTGCAGGAAGTTCTAGTATAAAAAATTTAAACATACCATCCAAAATGGGTTTAATTACAATATCGGAAATGTCTTCTTTTGGAAGATTATCTGATGATAATTATATAAGAAAAGCATTGAATATTTCTCTAAAAAATCCAAAAGTTATCGGGACTGTAGCACAAAGAAAAGTGGATGATCGATTATTACTATTTACTCCTGGAATTCATTTTTATAACTATAAAAAAAATTATTTTGGAAATAATTATATCCATCCTATTAAAGCTTTCGAAAAAAATGGAAGTGATTTTATAATTGTAGGAAAAGCCATTTACCAATCCAATAATCCAAAAATAGAAGCAGAAAAATATAGAAATGCAGGATGGAAAGCATATACTAATCTTCTTTAA
- a CDS encoding MarC family protein has protein sequence MEWINSLISCFMILFSIIDILGNAPIIMGFKSKGNIIDTKKVIMSSLIIFLSFLFLGQPMLKIIGVDVHSFSVAGSVVLFLIGLEMILGIDIHKVTENAQTSIVPIAFPLIAGPGSLTTLISLRTTYDVNIILLSLILNMIVVYFVIDKCDFIAEKIGSNGLDILKKIFGIVLLAFAVKIFGANAVQLFQS, from the coding sequence ATGGAATGGATAAATTCATTAATTAGTTGTTTTATGATACTTTTTAGCATTATAGATATATTGGGAAATGCTCCCATTATTATGGGTTTTAAATCGAAAGGAAACATTATAGACACTAAAAAAGTTATAATGTCTTCTCTTATAATATTTTTATCTTTTCTATTTTTAGGACAACCTATGCTAAAAATTATTGGAGTAGATGTTCACTCTTTTTCGGTAGCAGGATCCGTAGTATTATTTCTTATTGGTCTAGAAATGATATTAGGAATAGATATTCATAAAGTAACGGAAAATGCTCAAACTTCTATTGTTCCAATAGCTTTTCCTCTTATAGCTGGACCTGGATCTCTAACTACTTTAATTTCATTAAGAACAACTTATGATGTAAATATTATCCTTCTTTCTTTAATATTAAATATGATCGTTGTTTATTTTGTTATAGATAAATGTGATTTCATAGCTGAAAAAATAGGATCCAATGGATTAGATATATTAAAAAAAATATTTGGAATCGTTTTATTAGCTTTCGCGGTTAAAATTTTTGGAGCAAATGCCGTACAATTATTTCAATCATAA
- a CDS encoding ribonuclease P protein component, whose protein sequence is MYSLNWNFGKKKIFKKSVHRNKIKRLLRASFFLNKFILYEKSKNYYIILIYNSHFFPKFINIDISIKKIFNKIKDNYD, encoded by the coding sequence ATCTATTCACTTAATTGGAACTTTGGTAAAAAAAAAATATTTAAAAAATCAGTTCATAGGAATAAAATAAAACGATTATTAAGGGCTTCTTTTTTTTTAAATAAATTTATTTTGTATGAAAAAAGTAAAAATTATTATATAATTCTTATTTATAACTCTCACTTTTTTCCAAAATTTATAAATATAGATATTTCTATTAAAAAAATATTTAATAAAATAAAAGATAATTATGATTGA
- the fbp gene encoding class 1 fructose-bisphosphatase: protein MYTLGEFVLRNKDHFSYSIEALLRLFSSIKLASKAIHKEVNKAGLTEKIIGSTGITNIHGENQQKLDDFSHKAFIESFKSRNVVCGIASEESKDFIVIKKGIKENPYQYIVLIDPLDGSSNIDVNVSIGTIFSVYMRKSSIQMDLTIEDFLQKGNQQILAGYIIYGSSTILVYSTGNGVHGFTLDPSIGTFYLSHFNLHFPKEEKIYSINEGNYAKFPEGIKKFIRYCQEKKENRPYSARYIGSLVGDFHRNLIQGGIYIYPKTDSSPEGKLRLLYECNPMAFLAEQAGGKASNGKKRILDIEPSRLHQRTPFFCGPVKMVSQLEKFMENCK, encoded by the coding sequence ATGTACACATTAGGAGAGTTTGTTTTAAGAAATAAAGATCATTTTTCGTATTCAATAGAAGCATTGTTACGATTGTTTAGTTCTATTAAGTTAGCTTCTAAAGCTATTCATAAAGAAGTTAATAAGGCTGGTTTAACAGAAAAAATTATAGGAAGTACTGGAATCACTAATATTCATGGAGAAAATCAACAGAAATTGGATGATTTTTCTCATAAAGCTTTCATAGAATCTTTTAAAAGTAGAAATGTTGTTTGTGGAATTGCTTCAGAAGAAAGCAAAGATTTCATAGTTATAAAAAAAGGAATAAAAGAGAATCCTTATCAATATATTGTTTTAATAGATCCATTGGATGGATCTTCTAATATCGATGTAAATGTATCTATAGGAACAATATTTTCCGTATACATGAGAAAATCTTCTATTCAAATGGATTTAACAATTGAAGATTTTTTGCAAAAAGGGAACCAACAAATTCTGGCAGGCTATATTATTTATGGATCTTCTACTATATTAGTATATAGTACAGGAAATGGCGTTCATGGTTTTACTCTAGATCCTTCAATAGGAACATTTTATTTATCTCATTTTAATCTTCATTTTCCTAAAGAAGAAAAAATTTATTCTATTAATGAAGGAAATTATGCTAAATTTCCTGAAGGAATTAAAAAATTTATAAGATATTGTCAAGAAAAAAAAGAAAACAGGCCTTATTCAGCAAGATATATAGGTTCTTTAGTTGGAGATTTTCATAGAAATTTGATACAAGGTGGTATATATATTTATCCTAAAACTGATTCTTCTCCAGAGGGAAAATTAAGATTGCTTTATGAATGTAATCCTATGGCTTTTTTAGCAGAACAAGCTGGAGGAAAGGCTTCTAATGGTAAAAAACGTATTCTAGATATAGAACCAAGTAGATTGCATCAAAGAACTCCATTTTTTTGTGGTCCTGTAAAAATGGTATCCCAGTTGGAAAAGTTTATGGAAAATTGTAAATAA
- a CDS encoding lysophospholipid acyltransferase family protein — protein MKIIQISFTLLWRVWFFIINIFLIPFWAGISIPFLFKEKYYPIAYWFHQMWARCNLFLMGFWYVLEKDKEILDKKKQYVIISNHTSIMDIMLIYSLMRNHPLVFVGKAELAKLPFFGFVYKHSNILLDRKNLSSCIQVFKKIQDKVDSGNSVCIFPEGGVPKSSVFLDHFKSGAFFIAIIKKIPIIPFTIADIKKKFPSYSILKGGPGKIRIKQHHSIPTTDLSLKDKNYLKEKCFHLIKYQLEKFDREKIKNR, from the coding sequence ATGAAAATTATACAAATATCATTCACATTATTATGGCGTGTATGGTTTTTTATCATTAATATATTTTTAATTCCTTTTTGGGCAGGAATATCTATCCCATTTCTTTTTAAAGAAAAATATTATCCTATCGCATATTGGTTTCATCAAATGTGGGCAAGATGTAATCTTTTTCTTATGGGTTTTTGGTATGTTCTAGAAAAAGACAAAGAAATATTGGATAAAAAAAAACAATACGTCATTATCAGTAATCATACTTCTATTATGGATATTATGTTAATTTACTCTTTAATGAGAAATCATCCTCTAGTTTTCGTAGGAAAAGCAGAGTTAGCTAAACTTCCATTTTTTGGATTTGTTTACAAACACAGTAACATTCTTCTTGATAGAAAAAATTTGTCTAGTTGTATACAAGTATTTAAAAAAATACAGGATAAAGTAGATTCTGGAAATAGTGTTTGTATTTTTCCAGAAGGAGGAGTTCCTAAATCGTCTGTTTTTTTAGATCATTTTAAAAGTGGAGCTTTTTTTATAGCTATAATAAAAAAAATACCCATTATTCCTTTTACTATAGCTGATATTAAAAAAAAATTTCCTAGTTATTCCATTTTAAAAGGTGGACCAGGTAAAATAAGAATAAAACAACACCATTCTATCCCAACAACAGATTTGTCCTTAAAAGATAAAAATTATTTAAAAGAAAAATGTTTTCATTTAATCAAATATCAATTAGAAAAATTTGATCGTGAAAAAATAAAAAATAGATGA
- a CDS encoding ribonuclease HI: protein MNKRIHIYTDGSSKGNPGPGGYGVFIEMLFGNYYNKNIISEGFRYTTNNRMELLAVIIGLEESKKITKKNNHNIVVFTDSKYIVNTIQNNWIQKWKKNNFYKKKNVDLWKRFLDIFHQHFIIMFQWIKGHSNHYINDYCDRLSVESYKRKDMKIDYVYEQENSII, encoded by the coding sequence GTGAATAAAAGAATTCATATTTATACCGATGGTTCTTCCAAAGGAAATCCTGGTCCCGGAGGATACGGAGTTTTCATAGAAATGCTTTTCGGAAATTACTATAATAAAAATATTATATCTGAAGGGTTTCGTTACACGACGAATAATAGAATGGAATTATTAGCAGTTATAATAGGTTTAGAAGAATCAAAAAAAATAACAAAAAAAAATAATCATAATATTGTTGTTTTTACCGATTCTAAATATATAGTGAATACTATTCAAAATAACTGGATTCAAAAATGGAAAAAAAATAATTTTTATAAAAAAAAAAATGTAGACTTATGGAAAAGATTTTTAGATATTTTTCATCAACACTTTATTATTATGTTTCAATGGATAAAAGGACATAGTAATCATTATATTAATGATTATTGCGATCGATTATCTGTAGAATCTTATAAAAGAAAAGATATGAAAATAGACTACGTATATGAGCAAGAAAATAGTATTATATAA